A genomic region of Carassius carassius chromosome 13, fCarCar2.1, whole genome shotgun sequence contains the following coding sequences:
- the LOC132155850 gene encoding neuroblast differentiation-associated protein AHNAK-like isoform X2 produces MEEPPKTDSKNEVEKENHLSELVEVVVETQAEVGASGYSVVGGGEQGIFIKEVLKDSPAAKHLSLQKGDQLLSARVYFDNVKYEDALKILQCAEPYKVSFFLKRTVPGSEVSIHPSAQNLEPRGPKAKMQKMSVKSVKPFKTKKMRGGRFGLKRLKENKKTRAREDLDVEGLPGRSDLSSVDVEFVFPKFKMRKGGNATADGSGHLEVVITKKKRKIRFPKMKAMDAAVGEGNVNVDVSTHEGEASRAKLKDKTKGPKFGMNFPKIKKSKINVQSSNDNFEVKELEGKFKPPLAERDFNMPQSKAETNVPNLEVSFKGKGEGTEIKLLKINPDVSDTMGTVPKFKLPKARLSCHSDEIDGEKRKETDTSENKLKMLKIDIKAPNMDLDLHLPKSKGTAEFKDGEVPDCNVKGTKINIAKPDKSLPVLNLHVKQKFGDAIDGSMVKEHKISLPKPDIAVPKIETSSLPTLDVSLPKMTAKNIDTEGHASTGVKYEMTKLDISLPTVTSPEGEVIVEEPGAKGGTFHKPNISISLPKGKGEAKVDGHSEKGPNVKMPQIDISLPEMKLPQAKIDIEGPEVDISLPKEMLEVGADDKGHFGKGEKIKMLKVDVSLPNVKSPEHAIAEGPNIKAGKLSIPSTEISLPKGKTEGNIEIGDPSGKGGQFKKPHLDVSIPKMKLSTGAINTEDPEVKGEKFQMPPTDISLPKGKIEVSVEVEGHSGKANMPKIDLNMSLPESKLDSLSPDKGKFSTHRADISLPKGITNEQINNEVEKGDTCPKSDISLPKLKSGEVVFDVKRINRKFHMPPNDISLPHKKDERDVNVEPSGKCGKIEMPKVDISLPAVKASGIEISSPKMKSPQGDISIEGPDSNRFNIPSADISFPKLTDTGDVDLRRHSGKIGKPDIPNLDISLPKSKSTKGELSVEGPEFKGGELNIPSYNISSAEVKTEGDICLEGKTKKGTKFQMPKWNIILPQIKSAGTEINIEGPELKGGKIDIPDVDISLPQGKVKGDGKVNDRKGGKFHFLQFDLSLPKIKKRSVEVNIEGPYLKGCKVDTPSLDISLPKNKTEKNTDIEGHCGTGITFEKSDGSLPKVKATEGGNGAEAPQNQGGKLDMPSTEMSLPKGKGKGNIDLEGIKTNLHKFVISSPKIKSSDGEINIDIKDGMFQMPSIDISLSGGDTGGDVDVEGHTAKGGKFEMPTFDVSLPKSKPSGGEISTEDPKIKGGKIHMPSIDTSLPAGGTGGDVDVKGHAGKGKKNEMPKFHVSLPKLKPSGGEITTEDPDIKGGKINMPSIDISMPAGGAVKDVDVEGHAGKERKLEMPKLDVSLPKLKPSGCEINTEGPDIKFGKINMTSIDTSLPAGGTGGDVDVEGHTGKGGIFEMPKFHVSLPKSKPSGGEINNEVPDIKGAKIHMPSIDVSLPAGGTGGDVDVEGHAGKGKKFEMPKFHVSWPKSKPSGGEINTEGPDIKGGKIHMPSIDTSLTGGVAGGDVNVEGHAGRGKTFEMPKFHVSLPKSKPSVGEINTEGPDIKGGKIHMTSIDTSLTGGVAGGDVNVEGHAGRGKTFEMPKFHVSLPKSKPSVGEINTEGPDIKGGKIHMTSIDTSLTGGVAGGDVDVEGHAGKGKKFEMPKFHVSWPKLKPSGGEINTEGPEIKEGKIHMTSIDTSLPAGGTEGDVDVEGHAGKGRTFEIPKLDVSLPKFKPSGGEINVEDPDIKGGKIHMPSIDTSLPGAKEGELDLGDDTKNGLRFQMPTVSVPKMKLTDHELIVGSEKKAIDISVPELTHDSDIATKATGVKIRDLNVPEVTLGGNIKLPSVKIPTVDISAPKVDLDFTLPKGKGSDRENIELLKAEEGRPSSGADVSMKMPKISLPKFGRKLKSGDKLEQDSPDLSIDLDLERTSPSMETSKRETEIIATDAEIKIKAGAGEITKPEISRVEDPDIKVKSKLKFPKFKTPTPKAKLKDAEMDMPGFLGNKGKVRMPEVEISLPKANIPESEVLLPKTEVDVSEADIRGYEGSLKIPKMPTIDISVPKVDLDVSLPRLKLNEPVDSSDLHINSRGTVNFPHVKIPKVDISLPHGKTGDTDNHEVEIGRKGKIRMPEVEISLQDAKHDTSNVDTEIKGKTQKMSVPSLDISLPHGKTMKNDGPDIEFGVKRSKFKIADITLPKIDVLLPHRSKDESHAPDLELEGGKLKMPTTDISLPKIKSKDVVPELQPDLGKGKVMIPGIKLPTIDDSFPRGKKEDTGDLELGVCGKEGKFKVPDIKIPKVDVSSQGQPESAEKTEVRRQGGNFQLPKITIPKVDISLPYGKSDDPQASGSEEVEGRQCKIPGIKIQQVAISLPETRTGEIDTKEGESGGGHGKFTMPNVEIPNLDIKMSRDANMSDSSTDVSLKDSHKEGKTLRMPNVDLELDLGLSREGKKNKKKNELPDTDLESAAPKEKIKGPKVKGSKFYIGMPKLKVSRLENKISKSGKTDTKFLKGGTDANLQADLQAPKIPELDFDIETAQADTNNSEEDKKQTGKGKIPKFGIPLPSLSSPEANISSSQEKGHSVNTDSEAECESPHVPKVKKAVFVMVNSQMENTASIGGEASAEIGDEKLKQPKIKMKPSFGKSRSNNKEKEVETEGKSKTGKFKLPKVTFSSGQRGSLDVTPSGSDDGTNPSLNGDKDEKSMFGKLKMPKVEFFSPYSKDASEEEEMETSLKIRKEALGESKESKESKTISGTMSFPGLRKKTEKNEEVRKISTIVSSKARTEMLAERKGSESPIPTVSAEFVSVTKSEEREETTWFKVPKVTLSPHSTGIHNITPESSPKGSKSSLPCSSEEASGGFYVKMPSVEVLTREMPSEPLITKTEGTLTVVTKTTKYTETKSTCSKQ; encoded by the exons ATGGAGGAACCCCCCAAGACAGACAGTAAGAATGAG GTGGAGAAGGAAAACCATTTGTCAGAGCTTGTGGAAGTGGTTGTTGAAACACAGGCTGAGGTTGGAGCTAGTGGGTACAGTGTTGTGGGTGGAGGGGAGCAAGGCATCTTCATCAAAGAGGTTTTGAAAGACTCCCCAGCAGCAAAGCACCTCAGTCTACAGAAAG GAGATCAACTTCTAAGTGCCAGGGTGTATTTTGATAACGTGAAATATGAGGACGCATTAAAAATTCTTCAGTGTGCAGAACCCTACAAAGTGTCCTTCTTTTTGAAGAGGACTGTGCCAGGAAGTGAAGTCAGCATACATCCAAGTGCACAAAATCTTGAGCCCAGAGGACCTAAGGCCAAGATGCAAAAAATG AGCGTCAAAAGCGTGAAACCGTTCAAAACcaagaaaatgagaggaggaagATTTGGATTGAAAAGGCtgaaagagaataaaaaaacaaGAGCACGGGAAGATCTGGATGTTGAGGGCTTACCTGGTAGATCAGACCTCAGTTCTGTTGATGTTGAGTTTGTATTCCCAAAGTTCAAGATGAGGAAAGGTGGGAATGCCACTGCAGATGGATCAGGACATCTGGAAGTCGTTATCActaagaagaagaggaagatcaGATTTCCAAAGATGAAGGCCATGGATGCTGCTGTGGGTGAAGGGAATGTCAATGTAGATGTTTCAACACATGAGGGAGAGGCCTCTAGGGCAAAGCTGAAGGACAAGACAAAAGGTCCAAAATTTGGAATGAATTTCCCTAAAATTAAAAAGTCAAAGATAAATGTACAATCatcaaatgacaattttgaggTGAAGGAACTAGAAGGCAAATTTAAGCCTCCATTAGCAGAGCGTGATTTCAACATGCCTCAGAGCAAAGCTGAAACTAATGTTCCTAATCTTGAGGTTAGTTTTAAAGGTAAAGGAGAGGGTACTGAGATAAAACTACTGAAGATAAATCCGGATGTCTCGGATACAATGGGGACTGTTCCAAAGTTCAAACTGCCAAAGGCAAGACTTTCTTGTCATTCAGATGAAATTGATggagagaaaaggaaagaaacTGATACATctgaaaataaacttaaaatgctcaagattgacatcAAAGCACCAAATATGGATTTAGACTTACATCTCCCAAAGTCTAAGGGCACGGCTGAATTCAAAGATGGTGAAGTTCCTGATTGCAATGTAAAAGGAACAAAAATCAACATAGCCAAGCCTGACAAATCATTACCAGTGCTAAACCTTCATGTAAAACAAAAATTTGGAGATGCCATTGATGGATCCATGGTCAAAGAGCATAAGATTTCTCTCCCCAAACCTGACATTGCAGTGCCCAAGATAGAAACGTCAAGTCTTCCTACATTAGACGTTTCATTACCAAAGATGACTGCAAAAAACATTGATACTGAGGGACATGCAAGTACTGGGGTAAAATATGAAATGACAAAATTAGACATCTCTCTTCCAACAGTAACATCCCCTGAGGGTGAAGTTATAGTTGAAGAACCTGGAGCAAAAGGTGGAACATTTCACAAGCCAAATATCAGCATTTCGTTACCAAAAGGTAAAGGTGAAGCAAAGGTGGATGGTCATTCTGAGAAAGGACCAAATGTGAAAATGCCACAAATAGACATTTCCCTCCCCGAAATGAAATTACCACAAGCTAAAATTGATATAGAAGGGCCTGAGGTTGACATTTCCTTGCCGAAAGAAATGCTAGAGGTAGGTGCAGATGATAAGGGCCACTTTGGAAAAGGGGAAAAGATTAAAATGCTTAAAGTAGATGTCTCACTACCTAATGTAAAATCACCTGAGCATGCCATTGCTGAGGGGCCTAATATTAAAGCAGGAAAACTGAGTATCCCATCAACTGAAATTTCACTTCCTAAAGGTAAAACTGAGGGAAATATTGAGATTGGAGACCCATCTGGGAAAGGAGGCCAATTTAAAAAGCCACATCTAGATGTCTCGATTCCAAAAATGAAATTATCCACAGGTGCAATCAATACTGAGGATCCAGAGGTCAAAGGTGAGAAATTCCAAATGCCACCCACTGATATATCATTACCAAAAGGAAAAATAGAGGTCAGTGTTGAGGTCGAGGGTCATTCTGGAAAAGCAAACATGCCCAAAATTGATCTAAATATGTCACTGCCAGAAAGTAAACTTGATTCTTTGAGTCCTGATAAAGGAAAGTTTAGCACCCACAGAGCTGATATTTCATTACCAAAAGGAATAACAAATGAACAGATTAATAATGAGGTTGAGAAGGGAGATACGTGTCCTAAATCTGATATAAGTCTACCTAAACTCAAATCAGGAGAAGTTGTTTTTGATGTTAAAAGAATCAATAGGAAGTTTCACATGCCACCAAATGATATTTCCTTGCCACATaaaaaagatgaaagagatgtTAATGTGGAACCCTCTGGTAAATGTGGAAAGATTGAAATGCCAAAGGTTGATATCTCTCTACCTGCAGTGAAAGCTTCTGGTATTGAGATTTCCTCGCCAAAAATGAAGTCACCACAAGGTGACATCAGTATTGAAGGGCCTGACAGCAATAGATTCAACATTCCATCCGCTGATATATCATTTCCAAAACTAACTGACACAGGTGATGTTGATCTCAGAAGACATTCGGGAAAAATAGGAAAGCCTGATATTCCAAACCTGGATATTTCCTTACCAAAATCTAAATCAACCAAGGGGGAACTCAGTGTGGAAGGACCTGAATTCAAAGGTGGTGAGTTAAATATACCTTCTTATAATATCTCCTCAGCAGAGGTTAAAACAGAGGGTGATATTTGTCTGGAGGGAAAAACCAAAAAGGGCACAAAATTTCAAATGCCAAAATGGAACATCATTTTACCACAAATAAAATCAGCAGGGACTGAAATAAATATTGAAGGACCTGAATTGAAGGGTGGGAAGATAGATATCCCAGATGTTGACATTTCTCTTCCACAAGGAAAAGTAAAGGGAGATGGCAAAGTTAATGACAGAAAGGGGGGCAAGTTTCATTTTCTTCAATTTGATTTGTCACTtccaaagattaaaaaaagatctGTGGAAGTCAATATAGAAGGACCTTATCTAAAAGGATGCAAAGTTGACACACCTTCCCTTGACATTTCTTTGCCCAAAAATAAAACTGAGAAGAATACTGATATAGAAGGCCATTGTGGAACAGGTATAACATTTGAAAAAAGCGATGGTTCACTGCCAAAAGTAAAAGCTACAGAAGGAGGAAATGGAGCTGAAGCTCCTCAGAACCAAGGAGGAAAGTTAGATATGCCATCAACTGAAATGTCCTTACCAAAAGGGAAGGGTAAAGGAAACATTGATCTTGAAGGCATAAAAACAAATTTGCATAAATTTGTTATTAGCTCACCTAAGATTAAATCTTCAGATGGAGAAATCAATATTGATATCAAGGATGGAATGTTTCAAATGCCTTCTATTGATATCTCTCTGTCAGGAGGAGACACAGGAGGAGATGTAGATGTTGAAGGACATACAGCAAAAGGAGGAAAATTTGAAATGCCAACATTTGATGTTTCCTTGCCTAAATCAAAACCATCAGGAGGTGAAATCAGCACTGAAGATCCCAAAATCAAGGGTGGAAAGATTCATATGCCCTCTATAGATACATCTCTGCCTGCAGGAGGCACAGGAGGAGATGTAGATGTTAAAGGACATGcaggaaaagggaaaaaaaatgagATGCCTAAATTTCATGTTTCCTTGCCTAAACTAAAACCATCAGGAGGTGAAATAACCACTGAAGATCCCGATATTAAGGGTGGAAAGATTAACATGCCCTCTATTGATATCTCTATGCCTGCAGGAGGCGCAGTAAAAGATGTAGACGTTGAAGGACAtgcaggaaaagaaagaaaacttgaGATGCCTAAATTAGATGTTTCTTTGCCTAAATTAAAACCATCAGGATGTGAAATCAACACTGAAGGTCCTGATATCAAGTTTGGAAAGATTAACATGACCTCTATAGATACATCTCTGCCTGCAGGAGGCACAGGAGGAGATGTAGATGTTGAAGGACATACAGGAAAAGGAGGAATATTTGAAATGCCAAAATTTCATGTTTCTTTGCCTAAATCAAAACCATCAGGAGGAGAAATCAATAATGAAGTTCCTGATATCAAAGGTGCAAAGATTCACATGCCCTCTATTGATGTCTCTCTGCCTGCAGGAGGCACAGGAGGAGATGTAGATGTTGAAGGACATGCAGGAAAAGGAAAGAAATTTGAGATGCCTAAATTTCATGTTTCTTGGCCTAAATCAAAACCATCAGGAGGTGAAATCAACACTGAAGGTCCTGATATCAAGGGTGGAAAGATTCACATGCCCTCTATAGATACATCTCTGACAGGAGGAGTAGCAGGAGGAGATGTAAATGTTGAAGGACATGCAGGAAGAGGAAAAACATTTGAGATGCCTAAATTTCATGTTTCTTTGCCTAAATCAAAACCATCAGTAGGTGAAATCAACACTGAAGGTCCTGATATCAAGGGTGGAAAGATTCACATGACCTCTATAGATACATCTCTGACAGGAGGAGTAGCAGGAGGAGATGTAAATGTTGAAGGACATGCAGGAAGAGGAAAAACATTTGAGATGCCTAAATTTCATGTTTCTTTGCCTAAATCAAAACCATCAGTAGGTGAAATCAACACGGAAGGTCCTGATATCAAGGGTGGAAAGATTCACATGACCTCTATAGATACATCTCTGACAGGAGGAGTAGCAGGAGGAGATGTAGATGTTGAAGGACATGCAGGAAAAGGAAAGAAATTTGAGATGCCTAAATTTCATGTTTCTTGGCCTAAATTAAAACCATCAGGAGGTGAAATCAACACTGAAGGTCCCGAAATCAAGGAAGGAAAGATCCACATGACCTCTATAGATACATCTCTGCCTGCAGGAGGCACAGAAGGAGATGTAGATGTTGAAGGACATGCAGGAAAAGGAAGAACATTTGAAATACCTAAATTGGATGTTTCCTTGCCTAAATTTAAACCATCAGGAGGTGAAATAAATGTTGAAGATCCCGATATCAAGGGTGGAAAGATTCACATGCCCTCTATAGATACATCTCTGCCTGGAGCCAAAGAAGGAGAGCTTGATCTGGGTGATGACACTAAAAATGGTTTAAGATTTCAGATGCCCACTGTCTCTGTCCCTAAAATGAAACTAACAGATCATGAACTAATAGTTGGGTCAGAAAAGAAAGCCATAGATATTTCAGTTCCTGAACTGACTCATGATTCTGATATAGCGACCAAAGCTACTGGTGTCAAAATTAGAGATCTAAATGTCCCTGAAGTAACTTTAGGTGGGAACATCAAGCTGCCAAGTGTGAAAATACCAACTGTTGACATATCTGCTCCAAAAGTTGACCTGGACTTTACTCTTCCCAAGGGAAAGGGCAGTGACAGAGAAAACATTGAACTTCTTAAAGCGGAGGAGGGAAGGCCATCATCTGGGGCAGACGTCTCTATGAAAATGCCCAAAATATCACTTCCTAAATTTGGCAGAAAGTTGAAAAGTGGAGACAAACTAGAACAAGACAGTCCTGACTTATCAATAGATTTGGACTTAGAAAGAACATCACCATCAATGGAAACATCTAAAAGGGAAACGGAAATAATTGCTACTGATGCTGAAATTAAGATAAAAGCAGGCGCTGGAGAAATTACAAAACCAGAAATCAGTAGAGTAGAGGATCCTGATATTAAGGTCAAATCCAAGCTCAAATTCCCCAAATTCAAGACACCTACTCCTAAAGCAAAACTCAAAGATGCAGAAATGGATATGCCTGGATTCCTGGGAAACAAAGGAAAGGTCAGAATGCCAGAAGTTGAGATATCATTGCCAAAAGCAAATATTCCAGAATCTGAGGTATTGCTTCCTAAAACTGAGGTTGATGTATCTGAAGCAGATATCAGAGGTTATGAGGGCAGTTTAAAAATTCCTAAGATGCCAACAATTGACATATCAGTTCCAAAAGTTGATTTGGATGTTTCCTTGCCTAGGTTAAAACTTAATGAACCAGTAGACTCTTCTGACTTACACATTAATAGTAGGGGTACAGTAAATTTTCCCCATGTCAAAATACctaaagtagacatttcacttcCTCATGGAAAAACAGGTGACACAGATAACCATGAGGTGGAGATTGGAAGGAAGGGTAAAATAAGAATGCCAGAAGTGGAAATATCATTACAAGATGCAAAACATGACACATCTAATGTTGACACTGAAATCAAAGGTAAAACGCAAAAAATGTCTGTGCCCAGTCTTGATATATCATTGCCTCatggaaaaacaatgaaaaatgatGGTCCTGATATAGAATTTGGAGTGAAAAGGAGTAAGTTCAAAATTGCAGACATTACGCTGCCTAAGATAGATGTATTGCTACCTCACAGAAGCAAAGATGAAAGTCATGCACCTGATTTAGAACTAGAAGGTGGAAAATTAAAAATGCCAACAACTGATATATCCCttccaaaaataaaatctaaagacgTTGTTCCAGAACTTCAACCAGATTTAGGAAAAGGTAAAGTCATGATCCCTGGAATTAAACTACCAACAATAGATGACTCATTTCCTCGTGGTAAAAAAGAGGACACTGGTGATCTTGAACTGGGAGTGTGTGGCAAAGAAGGGAAATTTAAGGTTCCTGACATCAAAATTCCAAAAGTAGATGTATCATCTCAAGGTCAACCAGAGAGTGCAGAGAAAACAGAGGTCAGAAGACAAGGCGGCAACTTTCAATTACCAAAAATAACAATACCCAAAGTGGATATATCATTACCATATGGCAAATCAGATGACCCTCAGGCTTCAGGGTCTGAGGAAGTAGAAGGTAGGCAATGTAAAATTCCTGGTATTAAGATACAACAGGTAGCCATATCATTACCAGAAACTAGAACTGGAGAGATTGATACCAAAGAGGGAGAATCTGGAGGAGGGCATGGAAAATTCACAATGCCAAATGTTGAAATCCCAAACCTAGATATAAAAATGTCTAGGGATGCAAACATGTCAGATTCTTCCACTGATGTGAGCCTTAAGGATTCACATAAAGAGGGTAAAACGTTGAGGATGCCTAATGTGGATCTAGAGCTGGATCTGGGCTTATCaagagaaggaaaaaagaataaaaagaaaaatgaacttCCAGATACCGATCTGGAATCTGCCGCAccgaaagaaaaaataaaagggCCAAAAGTTAAAGGTTCTAAATTTTATATTGGAATGCCAAAATTAAAAGTATCTAGATTAGAAAACAAGATAAGCAAGTCTGGAAAAACAGATACTAAATTTCTAAAAGGAGGAACTGATGCAAACTTGCAAGCTGATTTACAAGCACCAAAGATTCCTGAGCTTGATTTTGACATTGAGACTGCCCAAGCTGACACTAATAATTCTGAAGAAGATAAAAAGCAGACCGGTAAAGGCAAAATTCCAAAATTTGGGATACCTCTGCCTTCTTTAAGTTCACCTGAAGCCAACATCAGTTCATCTCAGGAAAAAGGTCACTCTGTAAACACAGACTCTGAGGCAGAGTGTGAAAGCCCACATGTGCCAAAAGTAAAAAAAGCTGTATTTGTTATGGTGAATTCACAAATGGAGAACACTGCTAGTATAGGTGGTGAAGCAAGTGCAGAAATTGGAGATGAGAAGCTCAAGCAGCCAAAGATCAAAATGAAGCCAAGTTTTGGCAAGTCTCGATCAAATAATAAGGAGAAAGAGGTGGAAACTGAGGGAAAGTCAAAAACTGGTAAGTTTAAATTGCCAAAAGTGACATTTTCGTCTGGGCAGAGAGGATCACTTGATGTAACACCAAGTGGGTCTGATGATGGAACGAATCCAAGTCTAAATGGTGACAAAGATGAAAAATCAATGTTTGGAAAGCTTAAAATGCCTAAAGTGGAGTTTTTCTCACCATACTCAAAAGATGCAAGTGAGGAAGAGGAAATGGAAACAAGCCTGAAAATCAGGAAGGAGGCCTTGGGAGAAAGCAAAGAGAGCAAGGAGTCAAAAACAATATCAGGCACAATGTCGTTCCCAGGTCTCAGGAAGAAAACAGAGAAGAATGAGGAGGTGAGAAAGATTAGTACTATAGTATCCTCGAAAGCAAGGACTGAAATGTTGGCAGAAAGGAAAGGATCAGAGTCTCCAATACCCACAGTATCAGCTGAATTTGTCTCTGTAACGAAGAGTGAAGAAAGAGAGGAGACTACATGGTTCAAAGTACCCAAGGTCACCCTTAGTCCCCATTCTACCGGCATCCATAATATCACACCAGAAAGCTCTCCAAAAGGAAGCAAGTCCTCTCTTCCTTGCTCTAGTGAGGAAGCCTCTGGAGGATTCTATGTGAAGATGCCAAGCGTCGAGGTTTTGACCCGTGAAATGCCCTCAGAGCCTTTGATTACTAAAACAGAGGGAACTCTTACTGTAGTGACTAAGACAACAAAGTATACAGAAACAAAAAGTACCTGTTCGAAACAGTAA